In the genome of Bacillus sp. S3, one region contains:
- a CDS encoding four-carbon acid sugar kinase family protein, translating to MSSNKRLVTEVFSRIPSVDSDVVNEIIEKELQKLNKKIIVLDDDPTGVQTVHGVSVYTDWTLDSIEKGFAEDNSMFFILTNSRGFTAAKTTKAHQEIAANIVSAAKKFNRDFIIISRGDSTLRGHYPLETKVLKETVESHSERTFDGEVIVPFFKEGGRFTIDNTHYVQYDEYLVPAGETEFAKDRTFGYTKSHLGEYAEEKSQGEYKAENMTYISLESLRSLDIEAIEQQLLEVEQFNKIIVNAVDYVDVKIFTIALVRAINKGKNFMFRSAAALTKVIGGVGDKSLLTRAELITEETENGGIVIIGSHVQKTTEQLAELKKSDAVQFIEFDVHLVLEPEKFEQELNRVVAASNQLIQAGKNVAVYTRRERLDLGEGKKEEELMLSVKISDAVTSIVKRLEVRPAFVIAKGGITSSDVGTKGLEVQRATVAGQVRPGIPVWTTGSESKFPGIAYVIFPGNVGTKTDLREVVEMLSNKSL from the coding sequence ATGAGTTCAAATAAAAGACTAGTGACAGAAGTTTTTAGCAGGATACCATCTGTTGATTCAGACGTAGTAAATGAAATAATCGAAAAGGAACTGCAAAAGCTAAATAAAAAAATCATCGTTCTGGACGATGATCCAACAGGGGTTCAAACGGTTCATGGTGTTTCCGTTTATACTGACTGGACGCTGGACAGTATTGAAAAAGGGTTCGCAGAAGACAATTCCATGTTTTTCATTCTGACAAACTCACGTGGATTTACAGCTGCTAAGACGACAAAAGCGCATCAAGAAATCGCAGCGAATATTGTGTCCGCAGCGAAAAAATTTAATCGTGATTTTATCATCATCAGCCGCGGTGATTCTACTTTAAGGGGACATTATCCCCTTGAAACAAAGGTGTTAAAGGAAACAGTCGAGTCCCATTCTGAACGGACATTTGATGGTGAGGTAATCGTGCCCTTCTTTAAAGAAGGCGGCCGCTTCACAATTGATAATACACACTATGTTCAATATGACGAATATTTAGTTCCTGCAGGGGAAACGGAATTTGCGAAGGATCGTACCTTCGGTTATACCAAATCCCATTTAGGCGAGTATGCAGAGGAAAAATCGCAAGGTGAATATAAAGCGGAGAATATGACGTATATTTCACTTGAAAGCTTGCGTTCCCTTGATATTGAAGCGATTGAACAGCAATTACTAGAAGTTGAACAGTTTAATAAAATCATTGTAAATGCTGTTGATTATGTCGACGTGAAAATTTTTACGATTGCTTTAGTTAGGGCAATCAATAAAGGGAAAAATTTCATGTTTAGAAGTGCAGCCGCTCTTACGAAGGTCATCGGAGGCGTAGGCGATAAAAGCTTACTAACTCGGGCTGAACTGATCACAGAGGAAACCGAAAATGGCGGGATTGTCATTATTGGTTCACATGTGCAAAAGACAACCGAACAGCTTGCCGAATTGAAGAAATCCGATGCTGTCCAGTTTATTGAATTTGATGTTCATCTTGTGTTGGAACCTGAAAAATTCGAACAAGAACTTAATCGGGTTGTTGCAGCAAGTAATCAGCTAATCCAAGCGGGAAAAAATGTGGCTGTTTATACAAGACGGGAACGACTGGATCTTGGTGAAGGCAAAAAAGAAGAGGAATTAATGCTTTCTGTAAAAATTTCTGATGCGGTCACGAGTATTGTGAAACGATTAGAAGTGAGACCCGCTTTTGTGATTGCCAAGGGCGGCATTACATCCAGTGATGTGGGTACAAAAGGTCTTGAAGTGCAAAGAGCAACCGTAGCTGGGCAAGTTAGACCGGGAATTCCCGTCTGGACAACAGGCAGTGAAAGCAAGTTCCCAGGCATTGCCTATGTCATCTTCCCAGGTAACGTTGGGACAAAGACCGATTTAAGAGAAGTGGTTGAGATGTTAAGCAACAAGTCATTATAA
- the garR gene encoding 2-hydroxy-3-oxopropionate reductase: protein MTRKIGFIGLGIMGKPMALNLIKAGHSVTVNDLNQEAVKVLTEAGAAQAGSAKEAAENSEIIITMLPASKHVQAVVLGENGILAGAKEGSIIIDMSSITPAVSKELAAEASKTGVGFLDAPVSGGEPKAIDGTLAIMVGGKENVFEAAKPVLYDMGKDVTLVGDSGCGVTAKLANQIIVNLNIAAMSEALVLAAKAGIDIEKMYQAIRGGLAGSAVLDAKVPLILERNFAPGGTIAINMKDITNVMDTAHEIDVPLPLSSHLLEIFHALKVDGKLMNDHGGIVQYYEKLANVEVRGSNQ from the coding sequence ATGACTAGAAAGATTGGCTTTATCGGATTAGGTATTATGGGAAAACCAATGGCATTAAACCTTATTAAGGCAGGACATAGCGTAACGGTTAATGATCTTAATCAAGAGGCAGTGAAAGTGTTAACAGAAGCTGGAGCGGCTCAAGCGGGCTCAGCGAAAGAAGCAGCTGAAAACAGCGAAATTATTATCACGATGCTGCCGGCATCTAAGCATGTACAAGCTGTTGTTCTTGGTGAAAATGGAATTTTGGCAGGAGCAAAAGAAGGCTCCATTATTATTGACATGAGCTCGATTACACCTGCCGTTTCGAAAGAACTTGCAGCAGAAGCATCGAAAACGGGCGTTGGCTTTTTGGATGCACCAGTTAGCGGCGGAGAACCAAAAGCGATTGACGGAACATTAGCGATCATGGTTGGCGGTAAGGAAAATGTATTCGAAGCAGCAAAACCGGTCCTATATGATATGGGGAAAGATGTGACATTAGTGGGCGACAGCGGCTGCGGTGTTACGGCAAAATTAGCGAACCAAATTATTGTTAACCTGAATATTGCGGCGATGTCTGAGGCACTTGTTCTAGCAGCAAAAGCCGGAATTGATATAGAGAAAATGTATCAAGCAATCAGAGGCGGACTGGCAGGCAGTGCGGTACTAGATGCGAAAGTACCTTTAATTCTGGAAAGAAACTTTGCTCCAGGAGGCACGATTGCCATCAATATGAAAGATATTACGAATGTGATGGATACAGCTCATGAAATTGATGTCCCGCTTCCATTATCAAGTCACCTGCTAGAAATTTTCCACGCTTTAAAAGTGGATGGTAAGTTAATGAACGACCACGGCGGCATTGTTCAATATTATGAAAAACTGGCTAATGTTGAAGTAAGGGGTTCTAATCAATGA
- a CDS encoding GntR family transcriptional regulator — protein MLESNSSRPAYHQCYEILRDKILTGELPGGTKVVEEKLAAELGVSRTPIRDSIRKLENEGLIVKKKVVKPTEKDLRNMFQVRIQLEGYSAKCAATFLKEKEIEQLYNYVEIGRNGTKEEIMSANERFHNDIVQASNNPFMIEIIDRMQAIIYLFRKTVVIYNRPRLIDEHEEIYEAIKARDGETAELLMKKHLETDLNFYLHLMGNE, from the coding sequence GTGCTTGAAAGTAATAGCTCACGCCCTGCATACCATCAATGTTATGAAATTCTTCGTGATAAAATTTTAACAGGGGAACTTCCAGGTGGAACAAAAGTGGTCGAAGAAAAATTAGCTGCGGAATTAGGTGTTAGTCGAACACCGATAAGAGATTCAATTCGAAAATTGGAAAATGAAGGACTTATTGTGAAAAAGAAAGTGGTAAAGCCGACAGAGAAAGATTTACGAAATATGTTTCAAGTCCGGATTCAGCTAGAAGGCTATTCAGCGAAATGTGCCGCGACCTTTCTTAAAGAAAAAGAAATTGAACAACTTTATAACTATGTTGAGATTGGCAGGAATGGAACGAAAGAAGAAATCATGTCTGCCAATGAACGGTTTCATAATGATATTGTTCAAGCCAGCAATAATCCATTCATGATTGAGATCATCGATCGGATGCAGGCGATAATCTACCTATTTAGAAAAACCGTTGTCATCTACAATCGCCCGCGGCTCATCGACGAACATGAAGAAATTTATGAAGCAATCAAGGCAAGAGATGGAGAAACGGCTGAATTACTAATGAAGAAACACCTGGAAACAGACTTGAACTTTTACCTTCATTTAATGGGGAATGAATAG
- the ltrA gene encoding group II intron reverse transcriptase/maturase, translating into MNQALKFKWHSIYGQILFDRKLKAAWEKVEANKGSGGIDGETIDSYRYRLEENLDSLLQKLRKKEYKPSPVRRHYIPKKNGKKRPLGIPNIEDRIVQQALVNVLQPKFEKGIFHKWSCGYRPNVGPERVLQIILANIEQGYNYIFDADIKGFFDNIPHKNLIKVLNKYIADGTVLDMIWLWLKAGYMEEGKYHLTDSGTPQGGVISPLLANVYLNELDWTWAEHKFRFVRFADDFLIFAKSEEDIKKAAEITEDKLAELGLELASEKTKIVNFDDDDFDFMGFTFEHWRKRKKDGKPYYIAKPKEATWKDFRQKIKDKTRKTLTLSKEKWIDQVNPVIRGKVNYFLTIYKAIKANEEHGFASSCFFKAFGKELQAIDGYIRQRLRVSMIHAHPSQRKGHAMKTKWNNKFFAMIGLIPSYWYYYHKIYGFSLESYILRMKEKQQEKQEKRVLKAKEQGQEYYTPDLVRKMKYAQRLATY; encoded by the coding sequence ATGAATCAAGCGTTAAAATTCAAATGGCATAGTATTTACGGACAAATTCTTTTCGACAGAAAACTAAAAGCTGCTTGGGAAAAAGTAGAAGCCAATAAAGGGTCTGGTGGTATTGATGGCGAAACGATTGACAGTTATAGATACCGTCTAGAAGAAAATTTAGATTCGCTTTTACAAAAGTTAAGAAAGAAAGAATACAAACCTTCCCCAGTAAGAAGGCACTACATTCCCAAGAAAAATGGCAAAAAGAGACCTCTAGGCATACCAAATATAGAAGACCGAATTGTCCAACAGGCTTTGGTAAACGTTCTTCAGCCGAAATTTGAAAAGGGTATTTTCCACAAATGGTCATGTGGGTACAGACCTAATGTAGGACCAGAGCGTGTTCTACAAATAATCCTTGCAAATATCGAACAAGGTTACAATTACATCTTCGATGCAGACATTAAAGGATTTTTCGATAATATTCCACACAAAAATCTAATAAAAGTCTTAAACAAATACATTGCAGATGGAACTGTGTTAGATATGATATGGCTGTGGTTAAAGGCGGGATATATGGAAGAAGGAAAATATCATTTAACTGATTCTGGGACTCCGCAAGGAGGAGTCATCTCGCCACTACTTGCGAACGTTTATCTAAATGAACTTGACTGGACTTGGGCAGAACATAAATTTCGATTTGTAAGATTCGCTGACGACTTCTTGATATTTGCTAAATCAGAAGAAGATATTAAAAAGGCGGCTGAGATTACGGAAGATAAATTAGCCGAACTCGGTCTGGAGCTTGCATCGGAGAAAACAAAGATTGTAAATTTTGATGACGATGACTTCGACTTTATGGGATTTACGTTTGAACACTGGAGAAAACGTAAAAAGGATGGTAAGCCATACTATATCGCCAAACCAAAAGAAGCTACTTGGAAGGATTTTCGACAGAAAATCAAAGATAAAACCAGGAAAACTCTAACCCTAAGCAAGGAAAAATGGATTGACCAAGTAAATCCTGTAATACGAGGTAAGGTTAACTATTTTCTAACCATATATAAAGCGATTAAAGCGAATGAAGAACATGGATTTGCAAGTTCATGTTTCTTTAAAGCATTCGGGAAAGAGTTACAAGCGATAGATGGCTATATTCGGCAAAGACTAAGAGTATCCATGATACATGCCCATCCAAGCCAAAGAAAAGGTCATGCCATGAAAACGAAGTGGAATAATAAATTCTTTGCGATGATAGGTCTCATCCCTTCATATTGGTATTATTATCATAAAATATACGGTTTTTCCTTAGAAAGCTACATTCTTCGAATGAAAGAGAAGCAACAAGAGAAACAGGAGAAAAGAGTTCTTAAAGCAAAAGAACAAGGTCAAGAGTATTATACTCCCGACCTTGTTCGTAAAATGAAATATGCACAAAGATTAGCAACGTACTGA
- a CDS encoding GGDEF domain-containing protein, with protein MSLSVKWESIQRMPKMILGLCIILTVIPGFLARLDMFYIDDMVWFLLLFPCFIFSYYLGFAGGVFAALTVNVYHLFWFMYEKYLRMAELVNQELSLHIGVAIVTFLCAIGVGLLSEKLTEKQLQLQSLNQKLKHLALYDSLTSLPNRHYFMERLSETLQGEPSVTLLFVDLDGFKRVNDTYGHEEGDRILIEVANQLNLCCHDSMFVGRLGGDEFIVMLVGADQEKSIEAAQEILKKLQLNVHDLRISASIGIAISKHGDTPSALLKSADRAMYHVKSTGKNAVGA; from the coding sequence ATGTCGTTAAGTGTTAAGTGGGAATCGATTCAAAGAATGCCTAAAATGATCTTGGGGCTGTGCATCATATTAACAGTGATTCCTGGTTTTTTAGCTAGATTGGATATGTTTTATATTGATGATATGGTTTGGTTTTTACTGCTATTCCCTTGCTTTATTTTTTCCTATTATTTAGGATTTGCCGGCGGGGTCTTTGCGGCATTGACGGTTAATGTCTATCACCTGTTTTGGTTTATGTATGAAAAATATCTGCGAATGGCAGAATTAGTCAACCAAGAATTATCCCTCCATATAGGTGTGGCTATCGTCACTTTTTTATGCGCGATTGGTGTTGGACTATTGTCGGAAAAACTAACCGAAAAACAATTGCAGCTGCAAAGTTTGAATCAAAAATTAAAGCATTTAGCCTTGTATGATTCACTTACAAGTCTCCCAAACCGGCATTACTTTATGGAAAGATTATCAGAAACCTTACAGGGTGAACCATCCGTTACCCTATTGTTTGTTGATTTAGACGGATTTAAAAGGGTGAATGATACCTATGGCCACGAAGAAGGAGATCGCATATTAATAGAAGTGGCGAATCAGTTAAACCTTTGCTGTCATGATTCCATGTTTGTCGGCCGCCTTGGGGGCGATGAGTTTATTGTCATGTTAGTGGGGGCGGATCAAGAAAAATCAATCGAAGCAGCGCAGGAAATTTTGAAAAAGTTACAATTAAATGTACATGATTTGAGGATTTCCGCGAGCATTGGCATTGCCATATCTAAACATGGTGATACCCCCTCAGCCCTATTAAAAAGTGCTGATAGAGCTATGTATCATGTTAAATCAACAGGAAAAAATGCAGTCGGCGCCTGA
- a CDS encoding M20 family metallopeptidase, which translates to MIQTKLVDSELAEWTIQQRRHFHMHPELSGQEYKTAAYVKEKLTEFGIPIDSRFSAPNVIAFFKGTEGKKTIALRADMDALPLQEEGDNKPYISTVPGVMHGCGHDGHTATLLGAAKWMSENSQLIKNNIVLIFQSSEEASPSGAQQLVNEGVLDGVEAIYGIHYISGMPLGEIGFATGYVMASCDDFEITIEGKGGHGGYPHQTVDPIYIATHLIQAFQSIVSRNLNPLHAGVISIGGMQAGHSYNVIPEKVSIQGTIRAMTFEAAELMHEKTAHLTESLCASFGAKGHYRFIQGTVPLYNHPEACKIAKGIIEKSFGEGVFVEKEPVMGAEDFSYYVKEKTGAFINVGMQSEKSQYPHHHPKFDIDEAAIPTGIELMIQLALHA; encoded by the coding sequence ATGATCCAGACAAAATTAGTAGATTCAGAGCTTGCTGAATGGACAATTCAGCAGCGCCGCCATTTTCATATGCACCCTGAGCTTTCAGGACAAGAATATAAAACAGCAGCCTATGTAAAGGAGAAATTAACCGAATTTGGTATTCCGATCGATTCGCGGTTTTCCGCACCGAATGTCATTGCCTTTTTTAAAGGAACAGAAGGGAAAAAGACGATTGCCCTGAGAGCGGATATGGATGCCCTTCCGCTTCAAGAAGAAGGAGACAACAAGCCGTATATTTCAACCGTACCCGGTGTGATGCATGGCTGCGGTCATGATGGCCATACCGCTACACTGCTGGGAGCGGCTAAGTGGATGAGCGAAAACTCACAGCTTATAAAAAACAATATTGTGTTAATCTTTCAAAGTTCTGAGGAAGCTTCGCCAAGCGGAGCCCAGCAGCTTGTAAACGAAGGCGTACTCGACGGTGTCGAAGCGATTTATGGTATTCATTATATCTCCGGGATGCCGCTTGGGGAAATTGGCTTCGCCACCGGCTATGTGATGGCATCGTGTGACGATTTTGAGATCACCATTGAAGGGAAAGGCGGGCACGGCGGCTATCCACACCAAACAGTGGATCCGATCTATATCGCGACCCATCTGATTCAGGCATTTCAATCGATTGTCAGCCGCAACTTGAACCCGCTTCATGCCGGGGTCATCTCGATTGGCGGGATGCAGGCAGGCCATTCCTATAATGTGATTCCGGAGAAGGTTTCAATTCAAGGAACGATTCGGGCGATGACGTTTGAGGCTGCAGAATTAATGCACGAAAAAACGGCTCATTTAACTGAATCGCTTTGTGCAAGCTTTGGCGCCAAAGGGCACTACCGCTTCATCCAGGGCACTGTGCCATTATACAATCACCCTGAGGCATGCAAAATTGCGAAGGGAATTATTGAAAAATCCTTTGGAGAAGGGGTCTTTGTGGAAAAAGAACCTGTTATGGGTGCTGAAGATTTCTCCTACTATGTAAAAGAAAAAACTGGCGCCTTCATTAATGTCGGAATGCAAAGCGAAAAAAGCCAATACCCGCACCACCATCCTAAATTCGACATCGACGAAGCTGCCATTCCAACTGGCATCGAATTAATGATCCAATTGGCTTTACATGCATAA
- a CDS encoding DeoR/GlpR family DNA-binding transcription regulator, with protein MIKDKRINKIEEYIIEHKSVSLDELMNVFQVSKNTIRRDVQELVEKGDFKKVYGGVAVNDYKRAKLESFHDRRVRHQTEKEMIGKSAANYVQDGDIIFIDSGTTTIEMIEYINKKQVTVITNSLDFIVRALPFENLNVITAGGILERKTNSFGILKYMDILNAYNINKAFMASTGVSLSNGVTNSSPLESELKASIVNRSSEVFLLVDHDKFDKYGLMTYCGLDKIDYLVTDTMPNEVYQNYMQKNNIQLIISGQKGLSSLT; from the coding sequence ATGATAAAAGATAAACGGATCAATAAAATTGAAGAGTATATTATCGAACATAAATCTGTATCTTTAGATGAATTGATGAACGTGTTTCAGGTGTCAAAAAACACGATTCGTCGGGATGTTCAGGAACTGGTTGAAAAGGGGGATTTCAAAAAGGTATATGGCGGTGTAGCTGTAAATGATTACAAGCGCGCTAAATTAGAATCTTTCCATGACAGGCGAGTACGTCATCAAACAGAAAAGGAAATGATTGGTAAATCCGCAGCGAATTATGTACAGGACGGAGATATCATTTTTATCGATTCAGGAACAACCACTATTGAAATGATTGAATATATCAATAAGAAACAGGTTACAGTGATCACCAATAGCCTTGATTTTATCGTTCGTGCACTTCCTTTCGAAAATTTAAACGTGATTACAGCAGGTGGAATACTCGAAAGAAAGACAAATTCATTTGGAATCTTAAAATATATGGATATTCTAAATGCCTATAATATTAATAAAGCATTTATGGCTTCAACAGGCGTCTCCCTATCAAATGGTGTCACGAATTCTTCACCACTTGAAAGCGAATTAAAAGCTTCTATTGTGAATAGAAGCTCTGAAGTATTTTTATTAGTTGATCATGATAAATTTGATAAATACGGGTTAATGACCTATTGCGGATTAGATAAGATTGATTACCTTGTAACAGATACCATGCCTAATGAAGTTTACCAGAATTACATGCAAAAGAATAACATTCAACTTATTATTTCTGGTCAAAAAGGCCTTTCCTCATTAACATGA
- a CDS encoding ROK family protein, translating to MLGAIEAGGTKFVCAVGDEYGQIHERIQIPTTVPEETMGQVIEFFQQYSLDAIGIGSFGPIDVNRESPTYGYITSTPKVAWRNYPFVQALKDEFDVPVGFTTDVNAAALGEATLGAAKGLDSCLYITVGTGIGAGAVIQGKLLEGLSHPEMGHIFVRRHEDDSYKGKCPYHHDCLEGLAAGPAIEERWGDKGMNLVNRPEVWDLEGYYLAQALMQYILILSPKSIILGGGVAKQEQVFSAVYKYLPELLNDYVALPDLAQYIMSPGLGDNAGITGALILAKEAL from the coding sequence ATGTTAGGAGCAATTGAAGCAGGCGGGACGAAGTTTGTTTGTGCTGTTGGGGATGAATACGGTCAAATCCATGAGCGGATTCAGATACCGACAACGGTGCCAGAAGAAACAATGGGTCAGGTGATAGAGTTTTTCCAGCAGTATTCGTTGGATGCTATAGGGATTGGTTCTTTCGGACCGATTGATGTGAACCGGGAGAGTCCAACATATGGTTATATTACGTCGACCCCTAAAGTAGCTTGGAGGAATTACCCGTTTGTTCAAGCATTGAAGGACGAATTCGATGTGCCAGTTGGTTTTACTACGGATGTGAATGCGGCGGCATTGGGTGAAGCGACGCTGGGGGCTGCGAAAGGATTAGACAGCTGCTTGTACATAACGGTTGGGACCGGAATTGGGGCTGGGGCTGTTATTCAAGGCAAGCTTTTAGAAGGGCTGTCCCATCCGGAAATGGGCCATATCTTCGTGAGGCGTCATGAGGACGACAGCTATAAAGGAAAATGCCCCTACCATCATGATTGCTTAGAAGGGCTTGCGGCAGGACCTGCTATCGAGGAACGCTGGGGTGATAAGGGCATGAACCTTGTGAACCGGCCTGAGGTCTGGGATTTGGAAGGGTATTATCTCGCCCAAGCATTGATGCAGTACATTTTGATTCTTTCTCCAAAAAGTATTATCTTAGGCGGAGGAGTCGCGAAACAGGAGCAGGTATTTAGTGCGGTTTACAAGTACTTGCCTGAGTTACTTAACGATTATGTAGCGTTACCGGATTTGGCCCAATATATAATGAGCCCTGGGCTTGGAGACAACGCTGGAATTACTGGAGCGCTTATTCTCGCGAAGGAGGCTCTTTAA